The segment CTTGATCAAGAAATTAATGGTGCTCCGTTAGCCTATTTAGACAATGCAGCATCTACACAAAAACCAAAAGCTGTCATTGATGCCATCTGTAATTATTACAATAAAGACCATTCAAATGTCCACAGAGGTGTTCACACTCTGAGTGTCAGAGCAACAGAATTATACGAACAATCACGATCGAAGATTGCTCAATTTATCAACGCAAACTCTTCCAATGAAATTGTTTTCACAAGAGGCACAACGGAATCAATTAATATCCTGGCAAGCTCACTATCAAAATCTATTGGCGAAGGAGATGAAATATTAATCTCAACCATGGAACACCATTCCAATATTGTTCCCTGGCAAGAACTCAGCCTAAAAACCGGTGCCAATTTGAAAGTAATTCCAATCAATGAACTTGGTGAAATTAAACTGGATCATTTGGAGGGCATGTTAAATGATCAAACAAAGTTAATCTCGATAACCCACACTTCAAATACATTAGGCACAATTAATCCAATTA is part of the Candidatus Krumholzibacteriia bacterium genome and harbors:
- a CDS encoding aminotransferase class V-fold PLP-dependent enzyme produces the protein LDQEINGAPLAYLDNAASTQKPKAVIDAICNYYNKDHSNVHRGVHTLSVRATELYEQSRSKIAQFINANSSNEIVFTRGTTESINILASSLSKSIGEGDEILISTMEHHSNIVPWQELSLKTGANLKVIPINELGEIKLDHLEGMLNDQTKLISITHTSNTLGTINPI